The following are from one region of the Leishmania braziliensis MHOM/BR/75/M2904 complete genome, chromosome 21 genome:
- a CDS encoding putative ubiquitin hydrolase codes for MGNEASKSRGTAPPSDKACQGPQLEATVNSGDATAPTAKASSDKANKAINVASPLSPVGALAQAVPPSTSSNPAAAPTCLIARSAETSPLKSTSGAIDTFGSSVPCYVDAKSMVYTLPCFVAENCLNSTTSGGAGSRSQPIAMRTAASQPMLITSFGSDLRLGAPSSPLSPSRRHFPGANGSNLIAIPTYNPNTPTAVEDLSRSSPVLKSYRQHSFSHSKRDSCMDNSPTTPCMAAHSFSSFNFRTADALGTMSMANSFSSESRSSSSSKAIHTKFLEITGHPLGLENYGSTCYCNSVIQLIYHCTPLRLRLLELHRVYLTKKGKSGFEEDTVLFQLCNLIAVMHKSNNRTKGKYPREKIATKDLLSCVRAKNKVFDNDMQQDAHEFTMFLLNDIWDTEQRIMADPANVNLFLQYEASMKKKGLSSFSWKHSKDKSISSHSQKGSKLYKTSLAAATNSNAATDGDKMVGIQKPFSGELTPLQVILQGQFGSLTACLECENVTARDEVFMDLSLETEQGSSLLRCLDHFGDPEYFWGNNKLRCEECKMAVRAAKTIHVQRLPQYALLIHLKRFQYDVKKQIFTKKADHVALPMQMDVAEYLTDSEVIEQTLRNEQARRQKNGSDDAGNNDNSRRKEDGTTADSSPDTFKPASEEVRRKLRGIARHKARFELTGFVAHIGEGPNSGHYFTCVRYGPQLWRRFDDETVSTMVERDVKQYFGVPSDAVGVVTATAYILLYERVA; via the coding sequence ATGGGCAACGAAGCGTCCAAGTCCCGTGGCACGGCGCCGCCAAGTGATAAAGCCTGCCAGGGCCCACAGTTGGAGGCGACAGTCAACTCTGGCGATGCTACAGCACCTACCGCGAAGGCGTCCTCTGACAAAGCCAACAAGGCGATAAATGTTGCcagccctctctccccagtCGGCGCCCTGGCACAGGCGGTACCACCAAGCACCTCGAGCAACCCTGCGGCAGCTCCCACCTGCCTCATAGCGCGGTCGGCCGAGACGTCGCCACTGAAGTCGACGAGTGGTGCGATAGACACCTTCGGCTCGTCAGTACCGTGCTACGTGGATGCCAAGAGCATGGTGTACACGCTTCCCTGCTTTGTCGCGGAGAACTGCCTGAACAGCACGAcaagcggcggtgctggttCACGGAGTCAGCCAATCGCGATGCGGACGGCTGCCTCACAGCCGATGCTGATTACCTCTTTCGGCAGCGACTTACGTCTGGGTGCCCCATCCTCGCCGCTTTCCCCATCCCGCCGGCACTTCCCCGGCGCGAATGGGTCGAACCTCATCGCCATCCCGACATACAACCCAAACACCCCCACCGCGGTGGAGGATCTCTCCAGAAGCTCACCAGTGCTCAAATCGTACCGACAGCACTCCTTCTCCCACTCAAAGCGCGATTCATGTATGGACAAttcccccaccaccccatgCATGGCCGCCCACAGCTTCTCATCCTTCAACTTCAGAACGGCAGATGCTCTGGGGACGATGAGCATGGCTAACTCGTTCTCGTCTGAAtctcgcagcagctcgtccaGCAAGGCGATCCACACAAAGTTCCTCGAGATCACCGGGCACCCGCTGGGCTTGGAGAACTACGGCAGCACCTGCTACTGCAACTCAGTTATTCAGCTTATCTACCATTGCACCCCACTGCGACTGCGACTGCTCGAGCTGCACCGCGTCTACCTCACGAAGAAGGGAAAGTCCGGCTTCGAGGAGGATACTGTGCTCTTCCAACTCTGCAACCTCATCGCTGTTATGCACAAGTCCAATAACCGCACCAAGGGCAAGTACCCGCGCGAGAAGATCGCAACCAAAGACCTGCTgagctgcgtgcgcgcaAAGAACAAGGTCTTCGACAACGACATGCAGCAGGACGCACACGAGTTCACCATGTTTCTGCTGAACGACATCTGGGACACAGAGCAGCGCATCATGGCCGACCCCGCTAACGTGAACCTCTTCCTCCAATACGAGGCCTCgatgaagaagaagggcTTGTCATCCTTCTCCTGGAAGCACAGCAAGGATAAATCGATCAGTAGCCACAGCCAGAAGGGAAGCAAGCTCTACAAGACGTCCTTGGCAGCAGCCACGAACAGCAACGCCGCCACGGACGGCGATAAGATGGTGGGTATTCAGAAGCCCTTCAGCGGGGAGCTTACCCCTCTCCAGGTAATCCTACAAGGCCAGTTTGGCTCTCTCACCGCCTGCCTCGAGTGTGAGAACGTGACCGCCCGAGATGAGGTCTTCATGGACCTCAGTCTCGAGACGGAACAGGGGTCgtccctcctccgctgcctcgACCACTTTGGTGACCCCGAGTACTTCTGGGGAAATAACAAGCTGCGCTGCGAGGAGTGCAAGATGGCGGTGCGCGCTGCCAAGACCATTCACGtccagcggctgccgcagtACGCGCTCCTCATTCACCTCAAGCGGTTCCAGTACGACGTGAAGAAGCAAATCTTCACAAAGAAGGCGGACCACGTCGCGCTGCCGATGCAGATGGACGTGGCCGAGTACCTGACGGACTCGGAGGTGATTGAGCAGACCCTGCGCAACGAGCAGGCGCGCAGGCAGAAAAACGGCAGCGATGACGCGGGCAACAACGACAACAGCCGCCGAAAGGAAGACGGGACAACCGCAGACTCATCGCCGGACACATTCAAGCCAGCCTCGGAGGAAGTGCGCCGCAAGCTTCGCGGCATCGCCCGCCACAAGGCGCGCTTCGAGCTGACTGGCTTCGTCGCCCACATCGGCGAGGGACCGAACTCTGGGCACTACTTTACATGTGTCCGCTACGGTCCTCAGTTGTGGCGCCGCTTCGACGACGAGACTGTGTCGACGATGGTCGAGCGGGATGTGAAACAGTACTTCGGTGTTCCATCCGACGCCGTCGGCGTGGTCACGGCGACAGCGTACATCCTGCTCTACGAGCGGGTTGCCTAG
- a CDS encoding putative argonaut-like protein, which translates to MWSLLRSSPVVASFTIIAPAAKGQSRYTVCSIARGAVAICVCLRYYHRYSNGQRSVTSVPAANGNGRWNHGRARSSSALPPQHQSKEQDGQLQPYCSQQRRGESLAAAKEPSAGLANTCPTFWSQPVQHVAAATLKRHHTFERARDRKSRPLVRRNIRAEGVVSNLFPLHLHCTDASGPDRPRGAPATRTHIYIYEVYVTRLTAPQRGGSAASGSSAVAAASGGVQASGLAPGERRVPPGQAWRAVERFLRHRYARAAAALLPPLVQVGSKVYAAAPLPADTLVLPNTYFDIGWKTAVLRLQRRCRFTELPPSELQMLLNKIVPEVARAAQQEQRRKMGTPTDFIEVVQGKTGKLACTTQGVSAGGLRMYRGVLVQAVFVDNSAALDTNTAETREDQVVGETRTSSPMSTTAGSVSGTKPPIDSSPCPIATRHLGDTPVGLTDAAAAVHFQVVTFLRAFTYHGTSAESYRIRDASGVYLASLWAPTQPRSLAVGAVYAAAPVRIREFAERGSARLIEFLSDTTLTLISASTITAPTSLGSGSGATPEASRLPGQPCLKIDTKGTVASEVSLWEEVLQHFGHGLYDEAAQQRIRKSVQGIPVVISYSLRQSIVRDVRFDSDVLLGAAAADTRFLAAENGKGRSEGAPFPSPASPKDDDAAAGGQASEHLSTPMLCVREPRLLPLMPYLDSQQPCAVLTDHTIVPLQVLHCCFDPRMRGWQETGVSVLSLLPQQRVEMLNSIHTLLAAGLQRWGIGLAASPYRTKALSLLPAPMKCVVPQRKPAAGLAKTTAATFPTTIAVIGVTGPRCTAEQSRRIRLTAQHLAQYFRTGFVSTVADESAAVQYVHEQLMHTLAATAGPPSQPTAPLKDPDTSVILVTNEMGTRATRWLKVECMCRGVHFIAIPASSNPKRLNLVGAQLRQRIATQFELNPLRGIDLRGELPVLGRRHVLILGVDSCHTNTHSVGAIVGILSTPAGNSLLSFFWRHDARGREAQHVAKHFRGILANAVALSGRVDEVVVFQDGDVFSELVGLKEVLTTQVPTCGLTFMCLHKRCNVRFMHASPGQDGSIATQRHASAVAGKSGDCEEAEGFSGDNVFHNIVKGVVIPALTTVPLDHQPAANSFYLQTHESCMSTTRIVQYTVHHVSPSLDVADVQHIANIMANVLAPQATKLPMAARCAHRLADQAERLLDAVPQLTADMIPRPLCNRLWFL; encoded by the coding sequence ATGTGGTCGCTGCTTCGCTCCAGCCCTGTCGTTGCCTCCTTCACAATCATAGCGCCAGCCGCAAAGGGTCAGTCCCGATACACCGTCTGTAGCATTGCGCGAGGCGCTGTTGCTATTTGTGTTTGTCTCCGCTACTACCACCGCTACTCCAACGGGCAGCGAAGTGTCACCTCTGTGCCTGCAGCCAATGGTAACGGTCGTTGGAATCATGGCCGCGCTCGTTCGTCGTCCGCGCTTCCGCCGCAGCATCAATCGAAGGAGCAGGatgggcagctgcagccgtACTGCagtcagcagcggcgaggtgAGTCGCTTGCGGCAGCCAAGGAGCCCTCCGCCGGACTGGCCAACACCTGCCCTACCTTCTGGTCACAGCCCGTGCAGCATGTGGCGGCGGCTACACTAAAGCGGCACCACACATTCGAGCGCGCACGGGACAGGAAGTCGCGGCCTCTCGTCCGCCGCAACATCCGCGCGGAGGGCGTCGTCTCCAACCTCTTCCCGCTCCACTTACATTGCACTGATGCGTCGGGCCCAGACCGTCCCCGCggcgcgccagcgacgcgcacgcacattTACATCTATGAGGTGTACGTGACGCGGCTGACGGCACCACagcgaggaggcagcgctgcgagCGGCTCCTCTGCGGTAGCGGCGGCGAGTGGCGGCGTGCAAGCGAGTGGACTGGCGCCGGGGGAGAGGCGCGTTCCACCTGGACAGGCGTGGCGTGCGGTGGAGCGGTTCCTGCGCCACCGGTACGCcagggcagccgcagcgctaCTGCCACCCCTGGTGCAGGTGGGGAGCAAGGTGTACGCAGCGGCCCCTCTCCCAGCCGACACACTGGTGCTACCGAACACATACTTTGATATTGGCTGGAAGACAGCAGTGCTacgcctgcagcgcaggTGCCGCTTCACTGAACTGCCACCAAGCGAGTTGCAGATGCTGCTGAATAAGATCGTTCCCGAGGTGGCACGCGCAGCTCAGCAGGAGCAACGGCGGAAAATGGGCACCCCAACAGACTTCATTGAGGTGGTGCAAGGGAAGACTGGCAAGCTAGCGTGCACGACGCAGGGCGTGTCAGCTGGTGGGTTGCGGATGTATCGGGGTGTGCTGGTACAGGCCGTCTTTGTGGACAACTCGGCTGCGCTCGACACTAACACAGCAGAGACGAGGGAGGATCAGGTGGTGGGAGAAACACGCACTTCCAGTCCAATGTCAACCACAGCAGGCTCTGTTAGCGGCACCAAACCCCCTATTGACTCAAGCCCCTGCCCCATCGCCACTCGCCACCTCGGCGACACCCCGGTGGGCCTCAccgacgccgcagcggcagtgcatTTCCAAGTGGTCACTTTCCTCCGCGCTTTCACCTACCACGGAACTTCTGCCGAGAGCTACCGAATCCGCGACGCCTCAGGCGTGTACTTGGCCTCGCTCTGGGCCCCCACACAGCCACGCTCACTGGCAGTTGGCGCGGTCTACGCGGCTGCTCCTGTGCGCATTCGCGAGTTTGCTGAACGCGGCAGTGCCCGGCTCATCGAGTTCCTCAGCGATACCACTCTCACCCTCATCTCTGCCAGCACCATCACCGCGCCAACCAGCctcggcagtggcagcggcgccacaccGGAGGCGAGTCGTCTTCCTGGTCAGCCGTGCCTGAAGATCGACACGAAGGGCACGGTAGCGTCTGAGGTGTCGCTTTGGGAAGAAGTGCTTCAGCACTTCGGCCACGGGCTGTACGATGAGGcggcccagcagcgcattcGCAAGTCCGTCCAAGGCATTCCTGTCGTCATCTCGTACTCACTGCGCCAGAGCATTGTGCGTGACGTCCGCTTCGACAGTGACGTGTTgctgggtgctgctgcggccgaTACGCGTTTCCTCGCCGCTGAGAACGGTAAGGGGCGATCGGAAGGCgcgcccttcccctcccccgcctcccccaaggacgacgacgccgcggcagggGGTCAGGCGAGTGAGCACTTGAGTACGCCGATGCTGTGCGTACGCGAACCGCGCCTTCTGCCGCTGATGCCTTACCTTGACTCGCAGCAACCGTGCGCCGTTCTCACGGATCACACGATTGTGCCACTACAGGTgttgcactgctgcttcgaTCCTCGCATGCGTGGGTGGCAGGAAACTGGCGTTTCCGTGCTGTCCCTcttgccacagcagcgcgtggAGATGCTGAACTCGATTCACACGCTCCTCGCGGCCGgcctgcagcggtggggcATTGGCCTGGCGGCCAGCCCCTATCGAACCAaggcgctctctcttctgcccgCCCCCATGAAGTGCGTCgtgccgcagaggaaaccGGCCGCCGGCCTCGCAAAGACAACTGCCGCCACGTTTCCCACCACGATTGCTGTCATTGGCGTCACTGGACCGCGATGCACGGCGGAGCAGTCGCGGCGTATCAGACTCACAGCTCAGCACTTGGCGCAGTACTTCCGCACAGGATTTGTGTCAACCGTCGCGGACGAAAGCGCTGCCGTCCAGTATGTGCACGAGCAGCTCATGCACACGCtggctgccactgctggccCACCCAGCCAACCAACCGCCCCCTTAAAGGACCCGGACACCTCGGTGATTCTCGTCACCAATGAGATGGGCACACGGGCGACGCGGTGGCTCAAAGTGGAGTGCATGTGCCGTGGGGTACACTTTATTGCCATTCCCGCGTCGTCGAACCCGAAGCGACTCAACCTCGTCGGcgcacagctgcggcagcgtaTAGCGACTCAGTTCGAACTGAACCCGCTACGCGGCATTGACCTGCGCGGGGAGCTGCCAGTGCTGGGCCGCCGACACGTGTTGATTCTTGGGGTAGACTCGTGCCACACGAACACGCACAGCGTTGGCGCAATCGTCGGCATCCTCAGCACCCCGGCCGGCAACAGCCTGTTGTCTTTCTTTTGGCGGCACGACGCACGTGGGCGCGAGGCGCAGCACGTCGCGAAACACTTCCGCGGTATTCTGGCGAACGCCGTGGCGCTTTCTGGCAGGGTGGACGAGGTGGTGGTCTTCCAAGATGGCGACGTCTTCAGCGAGCTGGTCGGACTGAAGGAGGTGCTCACGACGCAGGTGCCCACGTGCGGCCTTACCTTCATGTGTCTACACAAGCGCTGCAATGTACGCTTCATGCACGCCTCACCAGGGCAAGACGGCAGCATTGCGACGCAGAGACACGCCTCTGCGGTTGCAGGGAAAAGCGGTGACTGCGAGGAAGCGGAGGGCTTCAGTGGGGACAACGTCTTTCACAACATCGTGAAGGGAGTCGTTATTCCCGCTCTGACGACAGTGCCGCTGGATCACCAGCCCGCCGCCAACTCCTTTTACCTACAAACGCACGAGTCGTGTATGTCAACGACACGTATAGTGCAGTACACCGTCCACCACGTGAGCCCCTCCCTCGACGTAGCAGATGTGCAGCATATCGCCAATATCATGGCGAACGTGCTGGCGCCGCAGGCAACAAAGCTGCCCATGGCCGCCCGATGTGCACACCGGCTGGCTGATCAAGCGGAGCGCCTGCTCGATGCAGTCCCGCAGCTCACAGCAGACATGATTCCGCGGCCACTGTGCAACCGCCTGTGGTTCCTCTAG
- a CDS encoding ferredoxin NADP+ reductase-like protein: protein MCAPTLAITRALNTKVSWALPRTLALSAPVRWCCSKGGSSNGTEHRAGGSDTENASSASASAPNPSTAGTTAPKRRVQIAVVGSGPSGCFVASYLVKKHRELHVDIFERLPVPFGLCRYGVSPDHPEIRNVEKQMMELFQGGRVTWVGNVSIGKEIPLQALLAHYAAVVFATGADGSKKLGLPGEDLGGVISARSFVEYYNTLPFPYGSPHFCPFDLERTKRAVVIGNGNVAMDVVRVLGGSYRYFSTTDMNCMCIKELMKNQVEHISVVARRGVEHSAFATAEFRELTKYQKDRVKVEVDYFDLNAAVAAMPVGKVMRAHKRMMEFVHQHVLTSEETAAEAVQLATDAQGVPLPCAVAASTAPSPAEPSATATALECGMGRPQRENRGPCRLRFRFNLTPVAILPSRHHKNYVGGVLFKKTHAEAPRKAAADADGYCVVPCDLVMTSIGYRSDSIADVPFDHRAGVIDNEKGRVKGMPRVYCAGWAKNGAKGIILHSVVDAQETAATILADMEAGVIPTEPTAQPGEAEGAAAAVRSSSADAADAEPVVVLSFGSGNSTSHRQAAGAAATTMLGKYGLVDYFVTKKLQPVSIAGLQRILNVEHQRGVDLGKKAEKIGTVRDMLDVALGGDVGKKADERIRGITPVRSDAMLYLKELLDDDTDLAAFARQVARDVPHKLSQQHPLGSIAPNQL, encoded by the coding sequence ATGTGTGCGCCAACTCTCGCGATAACGAGAGCGCTGAACACGAAAGTCTCATGGGCATTGCCTCGTACCCTCGCCTTGTCCGCCCCAGTGCGGTGGTGTTGTAGTAAGGGCGGTAGCAGTAACGGCACAGAACATCGTGCGGGCGGCAGTGACACCGAGAACGCTTCCTCGGCGAGCGCATCGGCACCGAACCCCTCCACGGCGGGGACGACTGCACCCAAGCGTCGAGTACAGATCGCGGTGGTGGGCAGCGGGCCCAGCGGCTGTTTTGTCGCCAGCTACCTTGTCAAGAAGCACCGAGAGCTGCACGTGGACATCTTCGAGCGGCTTCCCGTTCCCTTTGGCCTGTGCCGCTACGGGGTGTCACCGGACCACCCGGAGATAAGAAATGTGGAGAAGCAGATGATGGAACTCTTCCAGGGTGGACGCGTTACGTGGGTCGGGAACGTGTCCATTGGGAAGGAGATCCCACTGCAGGCGTTGCTGGCGCACtacgcggcggtggtgttcGCGACCGGGGCGGACGGATCGAAGAAGCTTGGCCTCCCAGGCGAGGACCTTGGCGGGGTCATCTCCGCCCGAAGCTTTGTGGAGTACTACAACACCCTCCCGTTTCCCTATGGCTCGCCGCACTTCTGCCCCTTCGATCTCGAACGCACGAAGCGCGCGGTTGTCATCGGGAACGGCAACGTGGCCATGGACGTGGTGCGGGTGCTCGGTGGGTCGTACAGGTACTTCTCTACAACCGATATGAACTGCATGTGCATTAAGGAACTCATGAAGAATCAAGTCGAGCACATCAGCGTGGTGGCACGCCGCGGCGTCGAGCactccgccttcgccaccgccgagtTCCGCGAGCTCACCAAGTATCAGAAAGACCGTGTGAAAGTGGAGGTGGACTACTTCGACCTCaacgcggcagtggcggcgatgCCGGTCGGCAAGGTCATGCGTGCGCACAAGCGCATGATGGAGTTCGTGCATCAGCACGTGCTAACGAGCGAAGAAACAgccgccgaggcggtgcagctaGCGACGGATGCGCAGGGCGTGCCACTACCATGCGCCGTGGCAGCAAGCACTGCCCCCTCACCTGCAGAGCCGTCTGCGACAGCCACAGCGTTGGAATGCGGAATGGGTCGCCCGCAGCGCGAAAACCGCGGACCGTGCCGCCTGCGGTTTCGGTTCAACCTCACGCCGGTCGCCATCCTGCCCAGCCGCCACCACAAGAACTACGTTGGTGGAGTTCTATTCAAGAAGACGCACGCCGAGGCACCGCgcaaggcagcagcagacgcagacGGGTACTGCGTCGTGCCGTGCGACCTCGTCATGACCTCCATCGGCTACCGCTCTGACAGCATCGCCGACGTTCCCTTCGACCACCGCGCCGGTGTCATCGACAACGAGAAGGGTCGCGTAAAAGGCATGCCGCGTGTGTACTGCGCCGGCTGGGCTAAGAACGGTGCCAAGGGCATCATCCTCCACTCCGTCGTCGATGCCCaagagacggcagcgactATCCTGGCGGACATGGAGGCAGGCGTCATCCCAACGGAGCCGACGGCGCAACCCGGGGAAGCCGAgggagccgcagcagcggtcaGATCCTCGTCAGCAGACGCGGCCGATGCGGAGCCAGTGGTGGTGCTATCCTTTGGAAGCGGCAACTCCACGTCGCACCGACAGgcggctggcgctgccgccaccacgatGCTCGGCAAGTATGGTCTCGTCGACTACTTTGTCACCAAAAAGCTGCAGCCAGTGTCCATTGCGGGCCTGCAGCGCATATTAAACGTGGAGCACCAACGTGGTGTGGACCTCGGCAAGAAGGCTGAGAAGATCGGCACGGTGCGCGACATGCTCGACGTGGCCCTCGGTGGTGATGTGGGCAAAAAGGCTGACGAGCGCATCCGCGGCATCACACCTGTCCGTTCTGATGCGATGCTGTACctgaaggagctgctggacgaCGATACGGACCTGGCGGCGTTTGCTCGCCAGGTTGCGCGAGACGTACCACACAAACTTTCCCAGCAGCACCCGCTCGGGAGCATCGCACCGAACCAGCTGTAG
- a CDS encoding ubiquitin-conjugating enzyme-like protein produces the protein MPIVPSTVVASGGEVIGREGDPSVRRANAKKLGAGYTRKKRLLECCYLSASTFLWCNNVISCGRYFVFASDANVMQLLWMPLFIIAAMTLADLVSGLAHWGLDTWGTPDTPIFGSFIRSFREHHVSQSAMCRHDFIETNADTTLPLLPLLLLQYSYVRSENHSGNDYVNNLHLRNIGAHVFFCTLFAFIAITNEIHKWAHQAKQPRIVRKAMDIGILLSPTAHRRHHKDPFDRTYCITTGWLNPLFDSTNFWRHLESLVSSITGEIPRANDQELLGK, from the coding sequence ATGCCGATTGTCCCATCAACTGTGGTGGCCTCGGGTGGTGAAGTGATTGGTCGCGAGGGCGATCCGTCGGTACGCAGGGCGAACGCGAAGAAGCTGGGGGCCGGCTACACCAGGAAGaagcgccttctcgagtgCTGCTacctctccgcctccacatTCCTGTGGTGCAACAACGTGATCTCGTGCGGCCGCTACTTTGTCTTTGCGTCCGATGCGAACGTGATGCAGCTCTTGTGGATGCCGCTGTTCATCATTGCGGCCATGACGCTGGCAGACCTCGTCTCCGGCCTCGCCCACTGGGGCCTGGACACATGGGGCACCCCTGACACGCCGATATTTGGCAGTTTTATCCGCAGCTTCCGCGAGCACCACGTTAGTCAGTCCGCCATGTGCAGGCACGACTTCATCGAAACAAATGCTGACacaacgctgccgctgctccccCTACTGCTGCTCCAGTACTCGTACGTGCGGTCCGAAAACCACAGCGGCAACGACTATGTCAACAACCTGCATCTCCGCAACATCGGTGCGCATGTCTTCTTCTGCACCCTCTTCGCCTTTATAGCCATCACGAACGAAATCCACAAGTGGGCACACCAGGCGAAGCAGCCCCGCATCGTGCGCAAGGCGATGGACATTGGCATTCTCCTTTCCCCGACTGCTCACCGCAGGCATCACAAGGACCCCTTCGACCGCACCTACTGCATCACAACGGGGTGGCTGAACCCTCTGTTTGACTCCACGAACTTCTGGCGCCACCTGGAGTCTCTCGTGTCCTCCATCACAGGCGAGATCCCGCGCGCAAATGACCAGGAGCTTCTGGGGAAGTAA